A single genomic interval of Candidatus Zixiibacteriota bacterium harbors:
- a CDS encoding flavodoxin family protein, with protein sequence MSPIKILAISGSPVTESSTDFLLDKIARSIETELRVRLRDNKAELEIVTSSVRLNQLNIIPCQACGIAPDPDFCFYDDDLTSVYRQLAECDCLLFGSPIHFDGVSSQAKLFIDRCNCFRPADFENKDPEHDFLKRLPRKRPGAMVFVGGKHAWFEGARRTVAGVFKWLEVTNEGMISFASEDYHLKNMAQLSPDTIEQTHTLGQLLAKKIIATQTH encoded by the coding sequence ATGTCGCCGATTAAGATACTTGCCATCTCCGGCTCGCCGGTCACTGAAAGCAGCACTGATTTTCTACTCGATAAAATTGCACGCTCAATCGAGACTGAGCTAAGAGTGAGACTCCGCGATAATAAAGCCGAGCTCGAGATCGTGACTTCGTCGGTCAGGCTGAACCAGCTTAATATTATTCCATGCCAGGCCTGCGGAATAGCTCCTGACCCGGACTTTTGTTTTTATGATGATGATCTCACATCGGTTTATAGACAGTTAGCTGAGTGCGATTGCCTGCTCTTTGGTTCTCCAATACATTTCGACGGCGTATCATCTCAGGCAAAACTCTTTATTGACCGCTGTAATTGCTTCCGGCCTGCTGATTTTGAAAACAAAGATCCCGAGCATGATTTCCTCAAACGCCTTCCGAGAAAACGCCCCGGTGCAATGGTGTTTGTAGGTGGAAAACATGCCTGGTTTGAGGGAGCGCGGCGGACAGTTGCCGGGGTTTTCAAATGGCTTGAAGTCACAAACGAAGGTATGATTAGCTTTGCTTCAGAGGATTATCACCTTAAAAATATGGCGCAACTCTCTCCTGACACAATAGAACAAACTCACACTCTCGGCCAATTGCTCGCCAAAAAAATAATTGCAACTCAGACGCACTGA
- the def gene encoding peptide deformylase, whose amino-acid sequence MAVRPIVIYGDPVLREVSKPVGTIDRRIQDLVSDMSDTLRKARGLGLAAVQIGVPMRVFIVDLGAVDIKETLRVFINPEILETTDEIEYEEGCLSFPDIFQKITRPAYVRVRATNLEGKVFEMSAEGMIARAILHEYDHLEGTLFIDRISPFAMTMLRSKLKRLATAS is encoded by the coding sequence GTGGCTGTACGACCGATCGTCATATACGGCGACCCGGTTTTGCGGGAAGTCTCCAAGCCGGTGGGAACAATAGACCGGCGCATACAAGATTTGGTGTCCGACATGTCGGACACGTTACGCAAGGCGCGAGGCCTTGGTCTGGCTGCTGTCCAGATCGGGGTGCCGATGCGGGTTTTTATTGTCGATTTGGGCGCTGTCGACATAAAGGAAACTCTCAGAGTGTTTATCAACCCGGAAATCCTTGAGACAACAGATGAAATCGAATACGAAGAAGGCTGTCTCTCATTTCCGGACATCTTCCAGAAGATCACCCGCCCGGCGTATGTCCGGGTTCGTGCGACCAACCTCGAAGGGAAAGTCTTCGAAATGAGCGCCGAGGGAATGATTGCCAGAGCGATTTTGCATGAGTATGATCATCTTGAGGGAACACTCTTTATTGACCGCATCTCACCCTTTGCCATGACAATGTTGAGAAGTAAACTCAAACGTCTGGCCACGGCTTCGTAA
- the yajC gene encoding preprotein translocase subunit YajC — MNHFWFILMGGGGTGEPASGGSAVFTIIWFGLIFLIMYLLMIRPQRKKQKELERLVSELKKGDKVLTTSGIFGTIFAIDEERNRVTLKVHKDTELEIVRSAIAARVDK; from the coding sequence TTGAACCACTTTTGGTTTATCCTGATGGGTGGAGGCGGCACTGGCGAGCCGGCTTCGGGCGGAAGTGCCGTATTTACGATCATCTGGTTTGGCTTGATCTTTTTGATCATGTATCTGCTGATGATTCGCCCACAGAGAAAAAAACAAAAAGAGCTTGAACGGCTCGTAAGTGAACTGAAGAAAGGTGACAAGGTACTAACCACAAGCGGGATTTTCGGGACAATCTTTGCAATCGACGAAGAGCGCAACCGCGTTACGCTCAAAGTGCACAAAGATACCGAACTGGAGATCGTCAGATCGGCCATCGCCGCCCGAGTGGATAAGTAG